The Myxococcales bacterium nucleotide sequence CTTGTTCCCGGGTGGCGCCGAAGCGCAGCCCGGCGGGGGCGAAGGCCTCGGCTGCCTTCAGCTTCAACCGGCGGCGCGAGGTATCCATCGCGCGATAGGCCGCCTTGTCGACGAAGGCCACCGACAGGCTCTGGTCGCCGCCGCAAGACAGGTAGACCAGCATCGTGTCGGTTTCGTATTCGAGGAACAGCCGCTCGCCGCGCGACAGATCCGCGTTGAAGCGATAGCCCCGATCGAACGCGCGGCGAAAGCCCTGCGCTTTTTCCAGATCCGCCGTGGGATAATGCAGCCGCACGCGAAACAGCCGCTCGTTCCAGAAACTGAGTCCGACCCGCTCGACGTTCGCGGTGAACCATTCGGGTAGCGGCTTGTCGTCCGCGAAGGGATCGAGCACCGACCAGGACTGCCCGAGCTCCGTGTCGTAGGTATCGAGCTGCCGCGACCGCGCGGCGAACGCCTGTTCCATCTCGGCGACCGTCATTCCGAAACGCAGCGGGCCGAGCGCGAAATCTTTTTTTTGTCCCGGCAATTCGGTACAACCGGCGCCCAGAAGCGCCAGGACGCCCAACAGCGCGGCCAGAATCGCCGCCGGAACTCGCCGCATCGCATTCATCCTTTGATCACCGCCAGCGGCCGTAGTCGCGCCACCTTGCGGGCCAGGCCGGCGCCGTGTACGACTTCCACCACGGCGGCCACGTTTTTATAGGCTTCGGGCATTTCCTCGGCCAGGGTGCCGCGTTGCCGCGCCCGCACCAGGACGCCCGACCGGCGCAGTTCCTCGTCGATGACCCGGCCGCGCGCCTGTTTCATCGCCGCGTGCCGCGACAACAGCCGCCCCGCGCCGTGGCAGGTCGAGCCGAAGGTTTCGCGCCCCGCCTGTTCCGTCCCTACCAGCACGTAACTTTCCGAGCCCATGTCGCCGGGCACGAGCACCGGCTGGCCGACCTCGCGGTAACGCGCCGGGATGTCGGGCGAGCCCGGGCCGAAGGCGCGCGTCGCGCCCTTGCGGTGCACCACCAGCTTGCGCCGGACGCCTTCGACCTCGTGCGTTTCGATTTTCGCGATGTTGTGCGCCACGTCGTAGACGGTTCGCAGGCCCAGTTCGCGCGGGGCGAGGCGCAGCGCCGCCGACAAGATCCGGGCGGCGCGGGCCATCAGGATTTGCCGGTTGGCGAAGGCGTAATTCGCGGCGGCGGCCATGGCGGCCAGATATTCGCGGCCCGGGGCGCTGGCCCGCGGCGCGCAAGCCAATTGGCGGTCGGGCAGGTGCAGCGGATGCTGCCGGACGTGGCGGGCCATCGCCGCCAGGAAATCGTCGCAAACCTGGTAGCCCAGCCCGCGGCTG carries:
- a CDS encoding RtcB family protein — translated: MSDWIRLDEFRLRLPKQGGMRVEGRIYVDERLERELGKDEAAAQVRNVAHLPGIVGASLAMPDIHWGYGFPIGGVAAFDFDAGVVSPGGVGYDINCGVRLAVTALDRREIEAELPTLVDAFYAGIPAGVGRGGDVALGPKELKRVLRDGAAWAVRAGWGEADELAYLEDGGAIDDADPDTVSDKALERGKDQLGTLGSGNHFAEIGYVEEIFDAVAADAFGLRPGQITVLIHSGSRGLGYQVCDDFLAAMARHVRQHPLHLPDRQLACAPRASAPGREYLAAMAAAANYAFANRQILMARAARILSAALRLAPRELGLRTVYDVAHNIAKIETHEVEGVRRKLVVHRKGATRAFGPGSPDIPARYREVGQPVLVPGDMGSESYVLVGTEQAGRETFGSTCHGAGRLLSRHAAMKQARGRVIDEELRRSGVLVRARQRGTLAEEMPEAYKNVAAVVEVVHGAGLARKVARLRPLAVIKG